In Myxococcus stipitatus, the following are encoded in one genomic region:
- a CDS encoding thioredoxin family protein, giving the protein MAHPVSYEGTAENFDQLVLEPQGELVVVDFWGDGCPNCDIYAEAEPQLLAELDGAPMRVVKVNAYQHETLAHRFGLYGIPTFLLFRDGKLLGKMSQYYGKAYFLGVIREHLPAAPQVS; this is encoded by the coding sequence ATGGCGCACCCAGTCAGCTATGAGGGAACGGCGGAGAACTTCGACCAGCTCGTCCTGGAGCCCCAGGGCGAACTCGTGGTCGTGGACTTCTGGGGCGATGGCTGCCCGAACTGCGACATCTACGCGGAGGCCGAACCCCAGCTCCTCGCGGAGCTCGATGGCGCCCCCATGCGGGTGGTCAAGGTGAACGCCTACCAGCACGAGACGCTGGCGCACCGCTTCGGCCTCTATGGCATCCCCACGTTCCTGCTGTTCCGCGACGGGAAGCTCCTGGGGAAGATGAGCCAGTACTACGGGAAGGCCTACTTTCTCGGCGTCATCCGTGAGCACCTGCCCGCGGCGCCCCAGGTCTCGTGA
- a CDS encoding DJ-1/PfpI family protein — protein MARIAFVVIAPFADWEPALLAAGARDDFSDEVTWWSPGGRPTPSMGGMTIHVNGAVEDFTPDKADALVLVGSPTWMTPQAPELTSILRRAVDAGLVVAGICGATVALAKAGLLDGRAHTSNDLEFLRTQAPGYRGAAHYRDVPHAVRDGKLVTAAGTAPVTFAMEVLGLLHPDAPDKVDAFKVFAREHVAA, from the coding sequence TTGGCTCGTATCGCCTTCGTCGTGATTGCCCCGTTCGCCGACTGGGAGCCCGCGCTGCTCGCGGCGGGGGCTCGCGATGACTTCAGCGACGAGGTGACCTGGTGGTCGCCCGGCGGGCGCCCCACGCCCTCGATGGGCGGAATGACCATTCATGTGAATGGCGCGGTCGAGGACTTCACTCCCGACAAGGCGGATGCGCTGGTCCTGGTGGGCTCCCCCACGTGGATGACGCCCCAGGCGCCCGAGCTCACGTCCATCCTGCGGCGCGCGGTGGACGCGGGGCTCGTCGTCGCGGGCATCTGCGGCGCCACGGTGGCGCTGGCCAAGGCAGGGCTGCTCGATGGTCGCGCGCACACCAGCAACGACCTGGAGTTCCTGCGCACACAGGCTCCGGGTTACCGCGGGGCCGCGCACTACCGCGACGTGCCTCACGCCGTGCGCGACGGCAAGCTGGTCACCGCGGCAGGCACCGCGCCCGTGACCTTCGCCATGGAGGTCCTCGGCCTGCTGCATCCCGATGCTCCGGACAAGGTCGACGCGTTCAAGGTCTTCGCCCGCGAGCACGTCGCGGCCTGA
- a CDS encoding CsbD family protein, which yields MGELLDKAKGKLKEVVGAVTGDRSLEAEGKVDKAKGEAKGKVEDAKRAVRDAVDDARARRDEP from the coding sequence ATGGGCGAGTTGCTGGACAAGGCCAAGGGCAAGCTCAAGGAAGTCGTGGGTGCCGTGACGGGAGACCGCTCGCTGGAGGCCGAAGGCAAGGTGGACAAGGCCAAGGGCGAAGCGAAGGGGAAGGTCGAGGACGCCAAGCGCGCGGTCCGCGATGCGGTGGATGACGCACGGGCGCGCCGGGATGAGCCGTAA
- a CDS encoding right-handed parallel beta-helix repeat-containing protein has protein sequence MAAVKVALPGNIILVRSGDYNERVSITTPYGARPGTVTAPIVLRGEMAGRPRIIPPATTVGALLDVQLPYWIVEFFEIDVQGKPSFAALFQNNTQCAQLHDSLLHGGRTGAGITVSYANFVLINHNEIYDFSKTNTDSHGIAIRGVTRSVFILNNDIHDVAADGVQCQPNGGRPSTILVERNQLHDTGENGVDVKACDDLLVYLNRIYSFPNLARFPWQANTSAAEAVLVHEDATNIQIVSNEIFQAGRGVAIGGNNAIDLPTNVQIGSNSIHDIYNYANRGNGQGIRIVTGKGVQIISNTIERTVDAGLRLAADDPNSVMGLIVYDNVLRNMPLFVRLGSKANRPGMGMDRNRYEGPSGVFTITGVLWSGTFAQWLAALAPEFLDQHSVRVVTPATHTDEPPSAAH, from the coding sequence ATGGCCGCGGTGAAGGTTGCCCTCCCCGGCAACATCATCCTGGTGCGCAGCGGCGACTACAACGAACGGGTCTCCATCACCACGCCCTATGGGGCCCGCCCCGGCACCGTCACCGCGCCCATCGTCCTGCGTGGCGAGATGGCGGGCCGCCCCCGCATCATCCCCCCCGCCACCACCGTCGGCGCCCTGCTGGATGTGCAGCTGCCTTACTGGATCGTCGAGTTCTTCGAAATCGACGTCCAGGGCAAACCCTCCTTCGCCGCCCTCTTCCAGAACAACACCCAGTGCGCCCAACTCCACGACTCCCTTCTGCATGGAGGCCGCACGGGCGCTGGCATCACCGTCAGCTACGCGAACTTCGTTCTCATCAACCACAACGAAATCTATGACTTCTCCAAGACGAACACGGACTCACACGGCATCGCCATCCGGGGGGTGACTCGAAGCGTCTTCATCTTGAACAACGACATCCACGATGTCGCCGCCGACGGCGTGCAATGCCAGCCCAATGGAGGCCGCCCCTCCACCATCCTCGTCGAGCGGAACCAACTCCATGACACCGGTGAGAATGGCGTCGACGTCAAGGCCTGCGACGACCTCCTGGTGTACCTGAACCGCATCTACAGCTTCCCCAACCTCGCGCGCTTTCCCTGGCAGGCCAACACCTCCGCCGCCGAAGCCGTGCTCGTCCATGAAGACGCGACGAACATCCAGATTGTCTCCAACGAAATCTTCCAGGCCGGGCGAGGCGTCGCTATCGGCGGCAACAACGCCATCGACCTCCCCACCAACGTGCAGATTGGGAGCAACTCCATCCACGACATCTACAACTACGCGAACCGAGGCAACGGCCAGGGCATCCGCATCGTCACGGGCAAGGGCGTCCAAATCATCAGCAACACCATCGAACGGACCGTCGACGCGGGCCTGCGGCTGGCGGCGGATGACCCCAACTCCGTGATGGGACTCATCGTCTACGACAACGTCCTGCGCAACATGCCGCTGTTCGTGCGCCTGGGCAGCAAGGCCAACCGCCCTGGCATGGGCATGGACCGCAACCGCTATGAAGGCCCCAGCGGCGTCTTCACCATCACCGGCGTCCTGTGGTCGGGGACCTTCGCCCAGTGGCTCGCCGCGCTCGCGCCCGAGTTCCTCGACCAGCACTCCGTGCGGGTCGTCACGCCCGCCACACACACGGACGAGCCTCCATCCGCGGCGCATTGA
- a CDS encoding M57 family metalloprotease: MRQSSSGFPRRASLAWAVGLMSLSWAGCGAEGQEPAPEARPVDAPARAETFEDFRAKAWLEQDTGIYVVDGDIPVLGGEAGLREEYERRMRSAPSEDGLGTSRAPLIVNTVAGRDDRWTYSQQRYLPYCVSTAFGGNYARVVTAMAQAASAWQAVNVRFLHRGDQDGNCTAANNNVLFDVNPVSGQPYLARAFFPNYGRAQRNVLIDSSSFGGTGVWTLAGILRHELGHTLGFRHEHTRPEAATCFEDNNWRALTGYDAASVMHYPQCRGSNTGDLNITATDLTGATALYGALSDAHFDAAFYLNNHADLLAAFGPTGYTAARNHWEASGINEARRSATHFDAPYYLSIHADLRAAFGATNYRAARDHWLGNGLNEGRRGSREFDVGYYLAFHADLRAAFGNNYAAALNHWRTAGLYEGRRGSAEFDVGYYLGANPDVAAAYGARNYAAAMDHWIFAGRAQGRRGVP, from the coding sequence ATGCGACAGTCTTCTAGTGGTTTTCCACGACGTGCGAGCCTGGCGTGGGCCGTGGGGCTGATGTCGTTGTCGTGGGCCGGTTGTGGCGCGGAAGGACAGGAGCCCGCGCCGGAAGCGCGCCCGGTGGACGCGCCGGCGCGCGCGGAGACCTTCGAGGATTTCCGCGCGAAGGCGTGGCTGGAGCAGGACACCGGCATCTACGTGGTGGATGGCGACATCCCCGTGCTGGGTGGAGAAGCGGGGCTGCGCGAGGAGTACGAGCGCCGGATGCGGAGCGCGCCTTCCGAGGATGGACTGGGCACGAGTCGCGCGCCGCTCATCGTCAACACGGTGGCGGGCCGCGATGACCGCTGGACGTATTCGCAGCAGCGCTATCTGCCGTACTGCGTGAGCACGGCGTTTGGCGGCAACTACGCGCGAGTGGTCACCGCCATGGCGCAGGCGGCCTCGGCGTGGCAGGCGGTCAACGTGCGCTTCCTGCACCGCGGCGACCAGGACGGCAACTGCACCGCCGCGAACAACAACGTCCTCTTCGACGTGAATCCGGTGAGCGGGCAGCCCTATCTGGCCCGCGCCTTCTTCCCCAACTACGGGCGCGCGCAGCGCAACGTCCTCATCGACAGCTCGTCGTTCGGCGGCACGGGCGTGTGGACGCTGGCGGGCATCCTCCGTCACGAGCTTGGCCACACGCTGGGCTTCCGTCACGAGCACACCCGTCCGGAGGCCGCGACGTGCTTCGAGGACAACAACTGGCGCGCGCTGACGGGGTATGACGCCGCCTCGGTGATGCACTACCCGCAGTGCCGGGGGAGCAACACCGGGGACTTGAACATCACCGCCACGGACCTGACCGGGGCCACCGCGCTGTATGGCGCGCTGTCGGATGCGCACTTCGACGCGGCCTTCTACTTGAACAACCACGCGGACCTGCTCGCGGCCTTCGGTCCCACCGGCTACACCGCGGCCCGCAACCACTGGGAGGCGAGTGGCATCAACGAGGCGCGCCGCTCCGCGACGCACTTCGACGCGCCCTACTACTTGTCCATCCACGCGGACCTGCGCGCGGCCTTCGGCGCCACCAACTACCGCGCGGCGAGGGACCACTGGCTCGGCAACGGCCTCAACGAGGGCCGCCGCGGCTCGCGTGAGTTCGACGTGGGCTACTACCTGGCCTTCCACGCGGACCTGCGCGCGGCCTTCGGCAACAACTACGCGGCGGCGCTCAATCACTGGCGCACGGCGGGCCTCTACGAGGGACGCCGAGGCTCGGCGGAGTTCGACGTGGGCTACTACCTGGGCGCGAACCCGGACGTGGCGGCGGCGTACGGCGCGCGCAACTACGCGGCGGCCATGGACCACTGGATTTTCGCCGGCCGCGCGCAGGGCCGCCGCGGCGTTCCCTGA
- a CDS encoding phytoene desaturase family protein has product MVRHVIVVGAGPGGLSAAINLAGQGFRVTVVEKDPVPGGRMKGLSLGRTGEYALDTGPSILQLPGVLERIFERAGRRLADYAKLVPLDINTRVHFWDGTHLDTSRHAERMEAEVSRFGPSQAQALRRWLAEGREKYGVAYEKFICTHAGSLGYYAPWRLAPTLRFKPWQTLYRHLDSFFHDDRLTYALAYPSKYLGLHPTTCSSVFSVIPFLELAFGVWHVEGGFRALARGMMRCAQDLGATVRLGAPVERVRVEAGRAVGVTLVGGEVLDADAVVMNADLPYAATKLVPAHAREGSRLTDAALERAKYSCSTFMAYYGLDTRYDALPHHLIYLSEAARRTDKDALEDRHVDVEDPPFYVCNPCVTDPSGAPQGHSTLYVLVPTPNTARPVDWARTEARLRERIPGMLEKVGLKGVRQHIREERYFTAETWRDDFNVFRGAVFNLSHTWMQLGPLRPRVKSPEVEGLYWVGGGTHPGSGLLTIMESANIAADYLTREAGQGPLPGWPYVPPLEGAPAGGHTLQAARVG; this is encoded by the coding sequence ATGGTGCGACACGTCATCGTCGTGGGAGCAGGGCCGGGTGGATTGTCCGCCGCCATCAACCTGGCGGGGCAGGGCTTCCGGGTCACCGTGGTGGAGAAGGACCCGGTGCCCGGTGGGCGGATGAAGGGCCTGTCGCTGGGCCGCACGGGGGAGTACGCGCTGGACACCGGGCCCTCCATCCTCCAGCTCCCCGGGGTGCTGGAGCGCATCTTCGAGCGGGCGGGCCGGCGGTTGGCGGACTACGCGAAGCTGGTCCCGCTGGACATCAACACGCGGGTGCACTTCTGGGATGGCACCCACCTGGACACCAGCCGTCACGCGGAGCGCATGGAGGCGGAGGTCTCCCGCTTCGGGCCATCCCAGGCGCAGGCGCTGCGCCGCTGGCTGGCGGAGGGACGGGAGAAGTATGGCGTGGCGTACGAGAAGTTCATTTGCACGCACGCGGGAAGCCTCGGGTACTACGCGCCCTGGCGGCTTGCGCCCACGCTGCGCTTCAAGCCGTGGCAGACGCTGTACCGGCACCTGGACTCCTTCTTCCATGACGACCGGCTGACGTACGCGCTGGCCTACCCGTCCAAGTACCTGGGCCTGCATCCGACGACGTGCTCGTCGGTGTTCAGCGTGATTCCGTTCCTGGAGCTGGCCTTCGGCGTGTGGCACGTGGAGGGCGGCTTCCGCGCGCTGGCGCGGGGGATGATGCGCTGCGCGCAGGACCTGGGCGCCACGGTGCGCCTGGGCGCGCCGGTGGAGCGCGTGCGCGTGGAGGCGGGCCGCGCGGTGGGGGTGACGCTCGTGGGCGGCGAGGTGTTGGACGCGGACGCCGTCGTGATGAACGCGGACCTGCCCTACGCGGCGACGAAGCTCGTGCCCGCCCATGCGCGCGAGGGCTCTCGTCTGACGGACGCGGCGCTCGAGCGGGCGAAGTATTCGTGCAGCACCTTCATGGCGTACTACGGCCTGGACACGCGCTACGACGCGCTGCCGCACCACCTCATCTACCTCTCGGAGGCCGCGCGGCGCACGGACAAGGACGCGCTGGAGGACCGGCACGTCGACGTGGAGGACCCGCCCTTCTACGTGTGCAACCCCTGCGTGACGGACCCGTCGGGCGCGCCCCAGGGGCACTCCACGCTCTACGTGCTCGTCCCCACGCCGAACACGGCGCGGCCCGTGGACTGGGCGCGCACGGAGGCCCGCTTGCGCGAGCGCATCCCAGGCATGCTCGAGAAGGTGGGACTCAAGGGCGTGCGCCAGCACATCCGCGAGGAGCGCTACTTCACGGCGGAGACCTGGCGGGACGACTTCAACGTGTTCCGGGGCGCCGTCTTCAATCTCTCACACACGTGGATGCAATTGGGCCCGCTGCGGCCCCGGGTGAAGAGCCCGGAGGTGGAGGGGCTGTACTGGGTGGGCGGCGGCACGCATCCGGGCAGCGGCCTGTTGACCATCATGGAGAGCGCGAACATCGCCGCGGACTACCTCACGCGCGAGGCGGGCCAGGGACCGCTGCCGGGCTGGCCCTACGTGCCGCCGCTGGAGGGTGCACCCGCGGGCGGGCACACGCTCCAGGCGGCGCGCGTGGGCTGA
- a CDS encoding ABC transporter ATP-binding protein, translating into MSPPLIASTTPAKSSLKDRLKSAGSLFRQLPGTFRIFWQASPRGAVVLGALTLVAALLPAAIAWVGKLIVDAVVAAAQGSEEARSRVFGWVGLEFALMLGSAVVERGLTLTRELLRANLGNVLNERILQKALDLELQHFEDSDTYDKMQNARREASSRPLSLVMQAFSIVRNGITLSTFAALLVALSPWSVVVLVAASIPAFIAEARLAMAGFRLYSWRAPEGRKLNYLEWILTRDSHVKEVKLFGLGELVLGRYRELFKKFFAEDRALAFKRMGWGLGLGVLSLGAFYGCYVFVAGRAASGAITVGDMVLYLAVFRQGQAAFQGILTSVGSMYEDALFMSNLFTYLEIPTGSEVPRVLPARSAPRGRMNDIELRGVSFRYPGKEAWALRNVSLTLRPGQKLALVGENGAGKSTLVKLLLRLYEPTEGTILYGGVDIRDMDVGDLRGRFGAVFQDFVRYQFNVAENIGLGHVPALEDRVRIEKAAEQGGASAVIAALPGQYETMLGGWFEKGQELSSGQWQKLAVARAFMRDDAEVLILDEPTASIDAEAEHALFERFQALAADRIAIVISHRFSTVRMADQIAVLHNGGVDELGSHDALMAKDGRYAHLFRLQARGYRD; encoded by the coding sequence GTGTCCCCTCCCCTGATTGCGTCCACGACCCCCGCGAAGTCTTCCCTCAAGGACCGGCTGAAGAGCGCTGGGAGCTTGTTCCGGCAGTTGCCGGGCACGTTCCGCATCTTCTGGCAGGCGAGTCCCCGGGGGGCGGTGGTGTTGGGGGCCCTGACGCTGGTGGCGGCGCTGTTGCCGGCGGCCATCGCCTGGGTGGGCAAGCTGATTGTGGACGCGGTGGTGGCGGCGGCGCAGGGCTCGGAGGAGGCGCGCTCGCGAGTCTTCGGGTGGGTGGGGTTGGAGTTCGCGTTGATGTTGGGCTCGGCGGTGGTGGAGCGAGGGCTGACGCTGACGCGGGAGCTCTTGCGCGCCAACCTGGGCAACGTGCTCAACGAGCGGATTCTCCAGAAGGCGTTGGACCTGGAGCTCCAGCACTTCGAGGACTCGGACACCTACGACAAGATGCAGAACGCGCGGCGCGAGGCGAGCAGCCGTCCGCTGTCGCTGGTGATGCAGGCGTTCTCCATCGTGCGCAACGGGATAACGCTGTCGACGTTCGCGGCGTTGCTGGTGGCGTTGTCGCCGTGGAGCGTGGTGGTGCTGGTGGCCGCGTCGATTCCGGCGTTCATCGCGGAGGCGCGTCTGGCGATGGCGGGCTTCCGGCTGTACTCGTGGCGGGCGCCCGAGGGGCGGAAGCTGAACTACCTGGAGTGGATTCTCACGCGGGACAGCCACGTGAAGGAGGTGAAGCTCTTCGGGTTGGGGGAGCTGGTGTTGGGGCGCTACCGGGAGTTGTTCAAGAAGTTCTTCGCGGAGGACCGGGCGCTGGCCTTCAAGCGGATGGGGTGGGGGTTGGGGTTGGGGGTGTTGTCGTTGGGGGCGTTCTACGGGTGTTATGTGTTTGTCGCGGGGCGGGCGGCGAGCGGCGCGATTACGGTGGGCGACATGGTGTTGTACCTGGCGGTGTTCCGTCAGGGGCAGGCGGCGTTCCAGGGGATTCTGACGAGCGTGGGGTCCATGTACGAGGACGCGCTCTTCATGAGCAATCTCTTCACGTACCTGGAGATACCGACGGGCAGCGAGGTGCCGCGGGTGTTGCCGGCGCGGTCGGCGCCTCGGGGGCGGATGAACGACATCGAGTTGCGCGGGGTGTCCTTCCGTTATCCGGGGAAGGAGGCGTGGGCGCTGCGGAACGTGTCGCTGACGTTGCGGCCGGGGCAGAAGCTGGCGTTGGTGGGGGAGAACGGGGCGGGGAAGAGCACGTTGGTGAAGCTGCTCTTGCGGCTGTACGAGCCGACGGAGGGGACGATTCTGTACGGGGGCGTGGACATCCGGGACATGGACGTGGGGGATTTGCGCGGCCGCTTCGGCGCGGTGTTCCAGGACTTCGTGCGCTATCAGTTCAACGTCGCGGAGAACATCGGGTTGGGGCACGTGCCGGCGTTGGAGGACCGGGTTCGCATCGAGAAGGCGGCGGAGCAGGGTGGGGCGAGCGCGGTGATTGCGGCGTTGCCGGGCCAGTACGAGACGATGCTGGGCGGGTGGTTCGAGAAGGGGCAGGAGCTGTCGTCGGGGCAATGGCAGAAGCTGGCGGTGGCGCGAGCGTTCATGCGGGACGACGCGGAGGTGCTGATTCTGGATGAGCCGACGGCGAGCATCGACGCGGAGGCGGAGCACGCGTTGTTCGAGCGGTTCCAGGCGTTGGCGGCGGACCGCATCGCCATCGTGATTTCGCACCGGTTCTCCACGGTGCGGATGGCGGACCAGATTGCGGTGCTGCACAACGGCGGCGTGGACGAGTTGGGCAGCCACGACGCGTTGATGGCGAAGGACGGGCGCTATGCGCACCTGTTCCGGTTGCAGGCGCGTGGTTATCGGGACTGA
- a CDS encoding universal stress protein, which translates to MRQHELTRLDIPLLSPGTYRGPRGLTRLMVATDFSLRSELALARALRLPLGVGATFTVLHVGASPGGVMGAERCLRRAVGAACRRLRHRPDVTVHESLRRGGVGETVAEVAREQGVELVVLGGASGASARRALGEGSRVRRMVRGLDTSVLAVVPHPSRTYAKPLVAVDFSRESRRALELTLRLCPLTLVEVVHVVDTREEEAGLRARGAPPEAFLVMRREREDAARAALARFLAPYRETGCELEARLREGEPGEAVLAQALELGSDLVVVPGERVSTVEDSWVERVLACSACDVLVSRHDTRVMS; encoded by the coding sequence ATGAGGCAGCATGAGCTGACCCGTTTGGACATTCCATTGTTGTCGCCGGGGACCTACCGAGGGCCGAGAGGGCTGACGCGCCTGATGGTGGCGACGGACTTCTCGCTGCGCTCGGAGCTCGCGCTGGCGCGTGCGCTGCGCTTGCCATTGGGGGTGGGGGCGACGTTCACCGTGCTGCACGTGGGGGCCTCGCCGGGGGGCGTGATGGGGGCGGAGCGGTGTCTTCGCCGGGCGGTGGGCGCGGCGTGCCGGCGGCTGCGGCACCGGCCGGACGTGACGGTGCACGAGTCGCTGCGCCGGGGGGGCGTGGGGGAGACGGTGGCGGAGGTGGCGCGGGAGCAGGGCGTGGAGCTGGTGGTGTTGGGGGGCGCGAGTGGCGCGTCCGCGAGGCGGGCGTTGGGGGAGGGCTCGAGGGTGCGGCGGATGGTGCGGGGGCTGGACACGTCGGTATTGGCGGTGGTGCCGCATCCCTCGCGCACGTACGCGAAGCCGCTGGTGGCGGTGGACTTCTCGCGCGAGTCGCGCCGGGCGTTGGAGCTGACGTTGCGGTTGTGCCCGCTGACGCTGGTGGAGGTGGTGCACGTGGTGGACACGCGGGAGGAGGAGGCCGGGCTGCGGGCCAGAGGGGCGCCTCCGGAGGCGTTCCTGGTGATGAGGCGGGAGCGGGAGGATGCCGCGAGGGCGGCGCTCGCCCGGTTCCTGGCCCCCTACCGGGAGACGGGGTGTGAGTTGGAGGCCCGGCTGCGTGAGGGAGAGCCGGGCGAGGCCGTCCTGGCGCAGGCGTTGGAGCTGGGGTCGGACCTGGTGGTGGTGCCCGGGGAGCGGGTCTCCACGGTGGAGGACTCGTGGGTGGAGCGGGTGCTGGCCTGCTCCGCGTGCGACGTGCTGGTGTCCCGGCACGACACGCGGGTGATGTCGTGA
- a CDS encoding 2OG-Fe(II) oxygenase — protein sequence MNRSGTEFEDRIGAAVIRRLTTGVRPSPAPRPPHRSSSRAHYVLIDELLVAEELAGLRQYTLDRQNLFAETRVMHAESGQGELDYSRRRSRVLFEFEPWQSLLTRRVLAAVPFVLARLGRESFPVSRVEAQLTASNDGEFFRPHNDNTHERVRRREITFVYYFFTEPKPFNGGELRLYDGPPLPSGQTPPSFVSITPRQNQVVFFPSNTMHEVRTTYVPSRSFAHSRFTVNGWVHK from the coding sequence ATGAACCGGAGCGGAACCGAATTCGAGGACAGAATCGGTGCCGCCGTCATCCGCCGGCTGACAACAGGCGTGCGGCCCTCGCCCGCACCGAGGCCCCCGCACAGGTCTTCCTCGCGCGCGCACTACGTCCTGATTGATGAGTTGCTCGTCGCGGAAGAACTCGCGGGACTGCGGCAGTACACGCTGGACCGCCAGAACCTCTTCGCGGAAACGCGAGTCATGCACGCGGAGAGCGGCCAAGGCGAGCTCGACTACTCGCGACGCCGCTCACGGGTGCTGTTCGAGTTCGAACCCTGGCAATCCCTTCTCACGCGTCGCGTGCTGGCGGCCGTCCCTTTCGTCCTCGCGCGACTCGGCCGGGAGTCCTTCCCGGTCAGCCGGGTCGAGGCGCAGCTCACGGCGAGCAACGACGGCGAGTTCTTCCGCCCCCACAACGACAACACCCACGAACGGGTGAGGCGGCGGGAAATCACCTTCGTCTACTACTTCTTCACGGAGCCCAAGCCATTCAACGGCGGCGAACTCCGTCTGTACGACGGCCCCCCGCTCCCCTCCGGGCAGACACCGCCGAGCTTCGTCAGCATCACTCCCCGCCAGAATCAGGTGGTCTTCTTCCCGAGCAATACGATGCACGAGGTGCGCACCACGTACGTACCCTCGCGCTCCTTTGCCCATAGCCGATTCACCGTGAACGGCTGGGTGCACAAGTGA
- a CDS encoding methyl-accepting chemotaxis protein has translation MSTPPLPTSGALFWRMYLLRSLITTVGFCPALYVDMQLLSLEGPHAMRILLGVITPLVLGLCAVAQPVVVIPWLLKRAMASQGQQRVERLIRIPFMLAFGESMFSWFLGGVLFNGGVALLLDRPLSVVPVGVAVSVSAGLFTSPLLYMLYEQVLMPSVLDAYRRAPSARPAGEGFAPRQLWLLPATVVSALLVTCLTSIVTLNLRLERELDALAADIETSGAMASADRVRATVAPLQRDLVLPVVMFAGYAALGSILTAAWAARRLAKGSRAVGESLEALVEGRAAPPRWVSTDELGDLAATTWQLYQRLQELPRSLRSSAGDLAQAGTRLSEASNQQNQTLSRQAAALHQARATAQEIQQASHVAASRATSILKVAERAASVGRLGEESLLGTEKGLASIRDIAAGLHEQMQDLERRAREVGRVSEVVKALADQSHMLAINAAIEATRAGEHGKGFGVVARQMRELADQSVQATNQVRGLLETMAAAATQATEMTDRSTAGVETALQPLRTSGDRLRELAALSRESSSAVRQIAEAVAQQHQGVDQLFAAVRELDELTTDTLRHLDTTQQAATAVTQATGQVAQLAQRYV, from the coding sequence ATGTCCACTCCTCCGCTTCCGACCTCTGGCGCGCTGTTCTGGCGGATGTACCTCTTGCGGTCGCTCATCACGACGGTGGGCTTCTGTCCGGCCCTCTACGTGGACATGCAATTGCTGTCACTGGAGGGGCCGCACGCGATGCGCATCCTGCTGGGGGTCATCACGCCCCTGGTGTTGGGGTTGTGCGCGGTGGCGCAGCCGGTGGTTGTGATTCCATGGCTCTTGAAGCGGGCCATGGCCTCGCAGGGTCAGCAGCGCGTGGAGCGGCTGATTCGCATCCCGTTCATGCTCGCGTTCGGCGAGTCGATGTTTTCGTGGTTCCTGGGCGGGGTGCTCTTCAACGGTGGCGTGGCGCTGCTCCTGGACCGTCCGTTGTCGGTGGTGCCAGTGGGCGTGGCGGTGTCGGTGAGCGCGGGCCTGTTCACCAGCCCGCTGCTCTACATGCTCTATGAGCAGGTGTTGATGCCCTCGGTGCTGGATGCGTACCGGCGCGCGCCGAGCGCCCGGCCCGCGGGAGAGGGCTTCGCGCCGCGGCAGCTGTGGCTGTTGCCGGCCACCGTCGTGTCCGCGCTGCTCGTCACGTGTCTGACGAGCATCGTCACGCTGAACCTGCGGCTGGAGCGGGAGTTGGACGCGCTGGCGGCGGACATCGAGACCAGCGGGGCCATGGCCTCGGCCGACCGCGTGCGCGCGACGGTGGCGCCGCTGCAGCGCGACCTGGTGCTGCCCGTGGTGATGTTCGCCGGTTACGCGGCGCTGGGCTCCATCCTCACCGCGGCGTGGGCCGCGCGGCGGCTGGCCAAGGGCTCGCGCGCGGTGGGCGAGTCGCTGGAGGCGCTGGTGGAGGGCCGCGCCGCGCCGCCGCGCTGGGTGTCCACCGACGAGCTGGGCGACCTGGCGGCGACGACGTGGCAATTGTACCAGCGGCTCCAGGAGCTGCCGCGCTCGCTGCGCTCCTCCGCGGGAGACCTGGCGCAGGCGGGCACGCGGCTGTCGGAGGCGAGCAACCAGCAGAACCAGACGCTGTCGCGCCAGGCCGCGGCGCTGCATCAGGCGCGCGCCACCGCGCAGGAAATCCAGCAGGCGTCCCACGTGGCCGCCTCGCGCGCCACCAGCATCCTCAAGGTCGCCGAGCGCGCCGCGTCCGTGGGCCGGCTGGGCGAGGAGTCCCTGCTCGGCACGGAGAAGGGGCTCGCCTCCATCCGGGACATCGCCGCCGGGCTGCACGAGCAGATGCAGGACCTGGAGCGGCGCGCGCGCGAGGTGGGCCGCGTGTCGGAGGTCGTCAAGGCGCTGGCGGACCAGTCGCACATGCTGGCCATCAACGCGGCCATCGAGGCGACGCGCGCCGGTGAGCACGGCAAGGGCTTTGGCGTGGTGGCGCGGCAGATGCGGGAGCTTGCGGACCAGTCCGTCCAGGCCACCAACCAGGTGCGGGGCCTGCTGGAGACGATGGCCGCCGCCGCCACCCAGGCCACGGAGATGACGGACCGGAGCACCGCGGGCGTGGAGACGGCGCTCCAGCCCCTGCGCACCAGCGGAGACCGGCTGCGCGAGCTGGCCGCCCTGTCCCGCGAGTCCTCGTCCGCCGTGCGGCAGATCGCCGAGGCCGTGGCCCAGCAGCACCAGGGCGTCGACCAGCTCTTCGCCGCCGTGCGCGAACTGGACGAGCTGACCACGGACACCCTGCGCCACCTGGACACCACCCAGCAGGCCGCCACCGCCGTCACCCAGGCCACGGGACAAGTGGCCCAGCTCGCCCAGCGCTACGTCTGA